The following are encoded together in the Ictidomys tridecemlineatus isolate mIctTri1 chromosome X, mIctTri1.hap1, whole genome shotgun sequence genome:
- the LOC101961832 gene encoding melanoma-associated antigen B5-like, with translation MPRGLKNKFLAREKRQQAQSDPQDFEDFEEAAAAAAAAATTAEGFSSLHNPPGTESRSSPQDPEKAQSTTTTSAGVSCTTSDKVSNSQKEEGKSTSEATLSTDDSCEDPLTGKVGLLEQFLLYKYEMKQRITKEDMLKVVNQKYKNEFAEIFKRACEHLADVFAVDVREVDSTNHSYNLVSKLKLPNNGRIRAGRGLPKAGLLMNVLGMIFMKGDCASEEDIWRFLKMMHVYPGKKHFIYGEPKKLITKDLVRLKYLVYRQVVNSDPPRHEFLWGPRAHAETSKMQVLEFLAKINETAPSFFPTLYEEALKDEKERSQTTDATKPETTAKASEVPKASCPAASLTPVEV, from the coding sequence ATGCCTCGAGGTCTGAAGAATAAGTTCCTTGCCCGTGAGAAACGCCAGCAGGCTCAAAGTGATCCTCAGGATTTTGAGGATTttgaagaagcagcagcagcagcagcagcagcagcaacaacagcagAAGGGTTCTCTTCTCTCCACAATCCACCTGGTACTGAGTCACGGAGCAGTCCCCAGGATCCTGAGAAAGCACAATCTACCACCACTACTTCTGCAGGTGTTTCTTGCACTACATCTGATAAAGTTTCTAATAGccaaaaggaggaagggaaaagcaCTTCTGAGGCCACACTCTCCACTGATGATTCCTGTGAAGATCCTCTAACTGGAAAGGTTGGGTTGTTGGAGCAGTTCCTCCTCTACAAGTATGAAATGAAGCAGCGTATTACTAAGGAAGATATGCTGAAAGTTGTCAACCAGAAGTACAAAAATGAGTTTGCTGAAATCTTCAAGAGAGCCTGTGAGCATCTTGCAGATGTCTTTGCAGTTGATGTGAGGGAAGTTGACTCAACCAATCACTCATACAACCTTGTCAGCAAGCTGAAACTCCCCAACAATGGGAGGATTCGTGCTGGGAGGGGATTACCCAAGGCCGGTCTCCTGATGAATGTCCTGGGTATGATCTTCATGAAGGGTGACTGCGCCTCTGAGGAAGACATCTGGAGATTCCTGAAGATGATGCATGTATATCCTGGGAAGAAGCATTTCATCTATGGAGAGCCCAAGAAGCTCATCACCAAAGATTTGGTGAGGCTAAAATACCTGGTATACCGGCAGGTGGTCAACAGTGATCCTCCACGCCATGAATTCCTGTGGGGTCCCCGAGCTCATGCTGAAACCAGCAAGATGCAAGTCTTGGAGTTTTTGGCTAAGATTAATGAGACCGCTCCTAGTTTCTTCCCAACTCTTTATGAAGAGGCTttgaaagatgagaaagaaagatcCCAAACCACGGATGCAACCAAGCCTGAAACTACTGCCAAAGCTAGTGAAGTTCCCAAGGCCTCATGTCCAGCAGCTTCTCTCACACCTGTTGAAGTTTGA